The genome window CTCTCACGAACCAATCATTCTGTCACAGGTTTATTATTTCTGTCATTGTTGTTCTCTATATTTTGGCCCTTTTAATCTACCTGTTCAATTTATCTGATGTTCTTAGTTGCTTGGGTTTTATTATATATGCTTCTAGTGCTATTATGAACTCGATGATCAAGTTTTCGTACAAGTTAGACTGCTTTCCTTACGAAATTTTCTTTTTGTGAATAATAGGGGACGTCAGTTGACTCTTGGTCTTCACAGGAAGTAGCAACAAATTCAGCTTCGAACCATGAATCTCCTATCCGCCAGTGTTCTCTAGGTGGTGACAGGACAAGTCACAGAAACATAACAGCCAACGGCAGCTTTTCTCAAGCACCAAATTCACACAGTTCTGTGGTTGAAGCGTCTCCTTTTAAGCCAGTGAAGTCCAGCATCTCTTCGGGGGTATCTCCTAGGGACAACACACGTTGGGATGTTGGACAGAGAGGAGGATCTCACAGTGGGCATGAGCCACACCATCCGCGTGGTCCTTTTAGAAGGAACAACAGTGGACCGCAACTTCAAGGGAATGGTTCTTCTAATCATGGCCATGGTAGCAAACGATACCAGGAACGTTGGATTGATGATTGGAGCTATAACCATCAATCTTTTGGCAGCAGAGTAAACCTTGCACCCCAGCAGAGTGTCGCCTCTCGGCCCTTCATACGTGGTCCAGTTTCAAGTGCTCCTTTTATTCCTCCACCTCCCCCTGTGGGTGCGCGGCCCTATGGTCCCCCAGTGTTCTACAATGGTGAGGTTTGCTGCTTTGAGATACTTGCTTCTGTAGATTATCTTGCGtgctaattatattttgtttcaatttgCAGATGCTTCATCTTTTACGTATTTTGCTCTTGGACCCCACCCAGGTTCACCCGGGCACATGCCTATGTTTCCATATGCACCAATGTCGTCTCCCATACCTGATCCTCACTTGCCTTCCAAAATTGTGAAAcagatagattattatttttggtatGTTATTTTGTTATGCATACTAAATGATTCATCCGCTCATTGCTGTCTATTTGCGCATGGTATCAACGCTTGGATTTTCACATGTATCTTGCAGTGATGATAATTTGGTGAAGGACACATATTTGCGCCAGAAAATGGATGTGGATGGATGGGTTCCCATAAACTTAATAG of Primulina tabacum isolate GXHZ01 unplaced genomic scaffold, ASM2559414v2 Contig618, whole genome shotgun sequence contains these proteins:
- the LOC142534607 gene encoding la-related protein 1C-like, yielding MATASDSSASVQSVNSVIDRHSRLASPCSCSSISDQKHVLPSEIFLNQLIAPPASFLAEDGQAEGSENVGVTKKCVWNNPANGVAPQVGALMGTASWPDFSKSARASTKASSSSTDSLEELSHEPIILSQGTSVDSWSSQEVATNSASNHESPIRQCSLGGDRTSHRNITANGSFSQAPNSHSSVVEASPFKPVKSSISSGVSPRDNTRWDVGQRGGSHSGHEPHHPRGPFRRNNSGPQLQGNGSSNHGHGSKRYQERWIDDWSYNHQSFGSRVNLAPQQSVASRPFIRGPVSSAPFIPPPPPVGARPYGPPVFYNDASSFTYFALGPHPGSPGHMPMFPYAPMSSPIPDPHLPSKIVKQIDYYFCDDNLVKDTYLRQKMDVDGW